The window GGGGGTTTAGTTAGTTATGGGGGGGGTTTAGTTAGTTATAGGGGGGGGTTTAGTTAGTTATAGGGGGGGTTTAGTTAGTTATAGGGGGGGTTTAGTTAGTTATAGGGGGGGTTTAGTTAGTTATATGGGGGGGGTTTAGTTAGTTATAGGGGGGGTTTTGTTAGTTATGGGGGGGTTTTGTTAGTTATGTGGGGGGGGGTTAGTTGTTTGTATGGGGTTTTAGTCTAATTAAAACACGGAGCCTTAGAGTGAAGCAATCATCCTGCAGATctgcaaggatttttttttcccccagcacagAGTTTTGGATGGGCCCAACTTGCAGGTCCTTTCCAGGGAAGATGGTGCAGGAGGAGTGAGGTTTTTCATGGCATCAGTGCTGGGATTAGGTGAAATTCAAAGTTCATGGCTGTGTTACATTAAACTTTTCAGAATATCAGTTTCTCCAAAGATGTTTAAGTTTGTGCAGCTGTAGCCTAAGGTCCATATATTGGGAATTTCAGCCTTCTTTAAAGTCTTTAAAGTTTAGGATTGTTGACCACACTGAGTTGTGCATATGCTGAAGTAGAAAGCTGTGATCTGGAATCAGAATGAGTACAAGAGCTGTGCTAGATGTCAGACAGGTTTTTTGGGGAAGTTACTCATTCCCTGCTAGGAAGAAAGTGgagtttctttctttaaaataaaaatccagcGTGGGGAAGGAGTGCAGGCTGCAGAACTGCTTGGAATGGCATCCATGCTGacctgagcagggctgctggctgggTGGAAAATGGGATGTTCCATTCCTGTCTTCCAGTTTGGTGACCTGGATCCCACCAGCGCGGAGTTTttcctgcaggaggagaggctggcCCAGATGAGGAGCGAGTAcgagcagcagtgcagggtaAGTGGGGCTGAGACCTCCTCCTGTGTCCACAGGAGCACCACAGAACCATTTAGGGTGGAAAATCCCTCTCAAATCGAGTCCagccattcccccagcactgccatcccTGCACTAAgcacgtccccaagtgccacattcactgcaaacagcagcacaaggagggTTGGAAAGTCTTCCCACAGAATCAGCTGGCTGAGCTGAGAGGGTGAGGAGCCCCCAGGGTGGGCTGCGAGGGAGTCCATGGAGCCCTGTGAATTCAGAATTGCAGGAACTTAGAGGATAAATAAGACACATCCACATTTTGCTGGTGTTCAGAccagaaatgtttgttttagaTAAACCTGAGAATACAAAGTTTGCTTTCTCCTCCATCTTGTGTACTTAAAAGACTTCAAGGTGAGCCTGcaggttttctgttttcacatcTGCTTTCTGATATCTGCAGAGGTATCAGCTCATctgttgtccagagaagctgaggctgcccctggatccctggaagtgcccaaggccaggttggacagggcttggagcaacctgggatagtggaagattTGCTttaaatcccttccaacccaaaccattctgtgattctgtgatctgttCTGCAGGATCCTTTCCATTCAATAAAGGGCTGCCTTTGCAAAAGACTGCTGGATTGGAAACACCACGGCAGCTCTCTTAGGAGGCTgcagtttaaaagcaaaaattgttCAGAAATAGGAGTTGAATCGATACTTCTCCATATGCAGctgatttttctatttttgaggaTGGCGGATATAAATCAGTACTCAGGGTTCACTTGCTGGGCCTCTCAGACCTGCAGGATTCTGTGTTTGCACATTCAGGGAGTTGTTTTCCTCAATAACTGCTGTTCCTGGGGTGGAGTGCACAGCTCTTGGCACAAACCCTGGGGATGTtctgctggcaggcaggaggagggaccAGATGGTAAATGCAGTAATGAGGGGATCTCTTTCCTAATTTGATCTTTTGCTTCTGATCTGATTTTTCAAGGAGATGGTATTTGAGGAGGCATTTCCCAACTGTTTGAGCATGTTACTAAAGctgctttttaataaaaggtcacaggaaaaaagaataaagagaaagCTCCTGGAGCATGCTACACCTTCAGCTTTGAGAGTTTGGTATTGTAGAATCATCAGagaatctcagaatggtttggattggaagggaccttaaaaacaACCTTGTTCCACctcttgccatgggcagggataaCTTCaactatcccagggtgctccaagccctgtccagcctggccttggacacttccagggatccacagcttctctgggcaccctgtgccagggcctgccgaccctcccagccaggaattgCTTCCCAggatcccatccatccctgccctctggcagtgggaagctgtATTTGGCTGATAGGAGGGTGCCTGTGGCACTGTGGGTTACTGACAAGTCTTTCTCTGCTGTAATTCCCCCCTGAATGTCCTGTGGTGGCTCTGGGTCGATATTCAGCAGCCTTGGCTCCTTCTCACTcagcttttttctcccttccctgccaggagctgcaggaccaGATCGATGAGCTGCACTCGGAGCTGCAGGAGTACCGTGCCCAGGGCAAAGTGCTCAGGCCTTCCCTGAGAAATTCCCTGTTTGGAGAGCTCGACATGGACATGAAGAGTCACGGCAACAGCAGGATTGAGCCTGACCAAGGTAGAAACATCCCTCCTGTAGGACTGAGATCTGTGCTGCAGGGGTTTACAACATCCTAGAGGTCATTCCATGGAAACCTTCCCAGTGGGATTGGTCACCACCTCTGATTTGGTGTTTAATGTTAATCTGGGCTGTGACTGCTGAACCAAAGTTAAAGCTGAAATTGATGTTTGCAGTTACTTGGCTGTGTTTGTGATGGGAGCTCGAGCTGCTAAACAAATTTAAATCGATGAAGTAATTCTGTGGAGAATTGTATATATTTATGCATTGtataatttatgttttcatagttacataaattattatttgattCCTATTTCTAAAGGACTTGGTTCAGAAGACTGCAACCCATTAAATATGAGCATAGAGGCAGAAATGGCCATTGAGCAGATGAAGGAGCAACACCACAGGGATCTGCATCACCTCAAACAGGAGCTTGAGGACACAGTAAGTGTTGGAATGAGGTGGTCTTGaagatcccttcccacccaaaccagtctgggattgTATGATCCCAGTAAGAAATAAAGCTGGGCACTTACACATTCTTTCCAGGGAAATTAATATAAGGTCCTGAAGTGTAAATCAAAATATTCATTGGAATGAATACATAGAACTAGATGGGAATATTGAGGAAAGCATCCCCGTAGAACATTCTGTGGAAAAGGAACAAATCCAtcctgtttttcccttctgtagGTGAGCCATTATGAAAAGCAGCTGGATGAGACAAAAGCCCAgtgggaaaaggagcaagaggaTATGAGGCAGAAGTATGCTGAGGAGATGAATATCATGGAAAAGCAGATCACTGGCCTTAAAAATCAAAtagagctgcagggagaggcagcagcgctcagggagcagcaggaaaagctcgAGTGTAAATACAAcgaggagaaaaacaaattgcAGATGCATTTCGATGAGGAGAAAGCCAATCTGCAGGAACTGTTGAGGCAGGAGCATGAGGATGAtgtcagggccaggctggagcaggtgaaCGAGGAGTTCAGGCAAGAACGGGAGGAGCTGATCCAAAAGAGTGCCTGGGTGGAAGAGAAGATGAGAGCTCTggtgcagagcctgcaggaggagaagggggagcTGGAACGTGGCTTCCAGGAGCAGGTGAAGAGGCTGGCAGAGGTGCACGccctggagaaggaggagctccaggaggagctgctgaggaagcacaagcaggagctggaggaggaaaggTGAGTGTCACCGCTGGAGCGTGGTGACCGGGGCAAACCTAGTGCAGGAACACCTCCCTGATGGGGAATTCCAGGTGTCCagtgctgttcctgctctgtcccacagcactgggctgctctccagggttttttctcttctgaccTTTCTCAAGCAGGTGTTCAGATTCATTTTTAGCTCGCCCAGAGGCTACAGTAGTGTTAAAGCATAACCAGGCATGATTAACTCGAGCTCTGTTCGGGATCCCTGTGCTCCACAAATCCCTGCTTGGTCCTTTTATAAAACTGTGGGTTTTCAGAGTTCTTTGCTGTAGAAGGAAGGAGTGGCTGGGAAGTGCTTTTAGCCAGCATGGAGTGTCAAAAGGAACTGAAGCCACCCTGGGGTGATGGGGGTGAGAGCATCTGCCCCCCTAAAATCTGAGCACAGGAGCTGAAGGGCACATCTTGCACATGAAATCTTTTCTGAGGCTATTTCCTGAGTTGTTGCACTTTTCCAAGGCAGCTTTTCTTTGTGAAGTTTTACCAAATTGTCTTGAATTTAACTTACAACTCCCAGAAACACTCATCCAATaatcagtaggaaaaaaaaaaaagtaaatttctaACTTGTTTTATTCAGCCTAAAGAGCCACTTTAATCTCTGAGGTAGTTTAGTAATATCTTATGTTAACCAtgtctaggaaaaaaatggcaaGTGAGTATAACAGAAGAGCATCTCATGCACAAACTCAGTTTTCTGTGGACACACAAACACTTGTGAATAAATATGAGGAAACCCTCCAGAGTCTGGAAGGACGCTACCAACGGGAGCTGCAGGAACTTGCTGAGCAGCAAAGAGAGGAGAAATCCCAGTGGGAGTTTGAAAGGGATGAAATTGCTCAGGAGGTGGCTGAAGCCCACgagcagctgaaggaaagcTTGGCAAGTGAGAGGGCTGTTTCTTCTGCCCTCACCCAGGAGAGGGATCTCCTGGAGAAAAATTTCAAGGAGGAGGTGAACAAGCTGGTGTGtgagagggagcagctggagaaggagctgcGAGAGCTGAGGAATGCTGCCCAGGAGCAAGAGGAAAAGATGAATGAGAGAATAAGCCAACTCCAAAATGACCACAAGAAAGAGCTAAAGGAGAAAGATGAATATATATCCACAGTGGAGCAAAATGGGAAACTGGTTAGGGAAAAGCTGGAGAGACTGGACAGTGAGTATAAGCGAGAGAAAGAAGAGCTCAATTCCAAACTCCTTGCTTTGGAGAGTTTAAACAGAGACATTTGTGAaagagcagagacagaaaaggcTGAGATGGGTTTGGAAATCTCAGACCTCTGCAGGAAAATCCAGAAACTGCAGTGGGAAACACGGAGCttttctgccctgcagagccattACAGGGTCCTGGAGAGTGAGTATGCAAAAGCCAAGAGCCAAATCGCTGCTTTTCCtggtgcagctcctctgggagaTGACGGGGATGTTCTCCAAAACCTGCAGAAGGTGCATGAGCAGGCAGTGAAGGAGAATGTCAGGATGGCTGCCCAGatcctgaggctgcagcaccggctggaagcagcagagcaggagctcctgcagcctcccagctgctcccactcTGGCTCAGAAGCAGAGGAACTGGATCCCAGTTTGGAAGGGTTGCCCAGTGATTATCAAGATGTAGCCATGGGGGCAGATTGCAGTGTCCTCCCCCCTCTGGAGGCTGATACTACAGACCTGGAAGAAATGTCGGAGATGGATTGGGATTTGGAGGAGGGAtgtgtgaaaggcagagctGGCGGCCACCCTGAGGCACAGGAGTGTTGGATCCAGGGAAGTCAAGCAGCTCTGGATGCTGATGGCAACCAGGATTGTGACAAGAACCTTTCTTGGGTGCCTGTGCTGCCGAAAAAGAGAGACCTGGAGAAAGTTCCCAGGCCAAAACCACTACGCAACGATGTCAAACGGCAGAAGGTTCATCTGCTAAATCACAGAACAGCTCCCAAAAATAAAGGGTTTGTTTCTGATGCTTTAAAGACGCaggtggagctggagagggCTGAAGAACTGAGCGAAGACTCTCTCCTGCTGGATCACACTCCTGGGGAAGCAGATGGTGACCTGAAGAGCGTAATAGCTCAGCTTTGGAAAAAGATGGAAGAGCTGGAAGACAGATCCATGGCACAGGCTGAACTTCTGTCGCTACAAGAAGAAATTCAGGTAGAAAATGAGGATCTGAAAGCTGAAGTGATGCAGTTAATTGAGAAAAATGAAGTGCTGGAAGACAACCTGCGTAGGCTGAGAAGGCTTCATTGTGAGCGAGAAGAAAGTGAGGTGGAAAGCATAAAGTTTGAAGAGGAAAACACCAAATTCCTCATGGAAGTCAAAGAGTTGGAAGATGTTAAAGAATCGGAAGATGTCCAAGAACAAGATGCTCATGGAAACACAGATATGCCCAGCGACACGAGAGGCGGGAAGCTGCAAGAACATCCCAGTGCGTttacagcacagcaggacaagAATTCCCAAAGCCAcagtgggaagagcaggaatgagggagcccagccccaggagaaggaggaagccCTGGGTCccccagaggagaggaaggcagTGACCCAGGGCCTGCAGAGCACGtgcactgagctgcagcagaaggtTGACCTGCTGAGGTAACGTAGCGCGGCCTTAGCACTAACCCAGCGCTGCCTTGGCTGCTCCCTTAACCACCGTAGTTTAACTCTGGTTTAACTCTGAGTAGCAAACAGTGCCGTGGACTCCTAACTCCTCTAGTCGTGGATAAAGACCACTGGAATAAATCCGTGTGTGTGACTTACTCCTCTCTGTGCCCGCCACCTAAGCAGGAAGCACCTGCCAGCTGTCCTGTCTGTGGATGTCACCGTCACCGTGTGTCCTCCAGCACAAACCCGTTGTGTTTCCATTGTCCAAAATCCATGGTAACACTTCCAGAGCGCTTCGTAGCTTTTACTAATATTCACCTCACTCAGTTCATTCCCTTCTAGAGCTGAATGCTGCTCACAAGGCTAAAATTGCTCCTGTTCTTCCTCGGTGAATGCTGCAGAATTATGGCAATTTGCAATGCTAAAAGTGCTTCTATTTTTCTCACTATTTAAGTTAATACTAGAGAATTAtaggggcttttttttttccccagttagGAACCCCTCAGGAGTGTGATATGGTAAATACAGTTATAAAATCATTATATTATATTCATCATAGGTTTTACCTACTTGTTTTTAACTGCTGTATTCCAGCaaggatttcttctttttttttgtgataaagTGGCTACAAGTGGCTTAATTATTGTTCAGCACCAGCTTCCTGCAGGAAATTGTTCTTTCAGGTGTCCCACCATGGCTAAGTTATTTCTGTGCAGTCTCCCGAGGACAGAAAGGACATTTTCCAACTGTGCTGTTCCCAGAATTCTGAATTCCACTTGGGGAAACAGCTCACTCTCCTGGCAATCTGCATATTGTGGTGTTCAGTTGGTATTTGTAGCTTAAGGACTGAAAGACATGTAGAATATTAGTGTGAAACTTTAGATTTTAACTCACTTGAGCTGCTCAAAAACATGCCCTAGAAGcccaggggttttttttaaagtttgttgtgaaattttgggattttttgaaCAAACCGCAGGGAGCGCTCCTGCCAAATtcacataaaatataaatacaccATTTATACATAAAATAAGGCAACTGTGGCTTTGTTTTTGAAGCATTACAGGTAGCTCTGACTTGTGGGATGCTTTCCCCTCTCCAGGTGTCCTACAGGATCTGTTCTCACTTGTCTCCTGTCTCTGCCACAGGTGTGAGGCCGAGAAGCTCCGGGAGGAGAACGCTGTCCTGAAAAACGAAGTGACTTTATTAAATGAGGAGGGGAGCGCTTCCAGCCTGAAACTGAGGGAGCTGAATGGATCCAGGGAAGAAATGAGGTGAGAATTCCTTGGGAAATGTACCCTGTGATGCCTTCAGGCTGTCTCTGTGGCTCAGCCACAATGGATTTGTGCCTTCTCTCCAAGCTCTTTTGTGCGTTAGGTGCTGTACAAATCCAAAATAGGGTTATTTCGTGGTGCTGTTGGAAATCCAGCTGGTTGACAGGTTATTCTTCATCCTTTTCCCTGCCCCAGCTTGTCCTGCCCAcccccagagccaggcaggggtTTAGCTGCAGGGACTGAGGTGACCCAGTAAGCAGGAGCTGACCTGATGCAATTATTTGTGCTTCAgcaaaggcagggagaggctcATCTGACAGATTATTCCAGTGGCTGGGTCTTTGGCAAGTGCAGAACCATCCCTGATCCTGGGATTATTCTTCCCCTCTAGGAAGGACCTGCTTGGGGCACCTTGAGAGGCTGAGCTCTTGCCAAGCTCATGCGGAACGGGGATGCtgagcaataaataaatatccaCAGTTAGCATTTCTGGTGGTGTTAAAAAAACCAGCTCGTTTttggaatcattaaggttggaaaagaccttcaagatcatcaagtccagccattaacccagcactgccaaggccaccactgacccctgtccccaagtgccacatccacatggctttgaaatccctccagggatggggactccaccactgctctGGACAGTGAAGAAATCTTCCCTAATATTCCAAACCTCCCTTGGCACAACTTGAGGTGATGCCCTCATGTGAAATCTTGCAGTTGTGTAtattgaaaatttattttagtgttAATGAGCTTTCCTTTTTCTACAGGCAGAAGATAGAGGCTGTGAGGAAGGAGAAAGTGGCTGTGCAGAAGATGGTTGACAACCTGAAAAAGCAGGTGTGTGGCTGAGCCCAAAACCTTCTCTGCAGAAATCATCACTGCATCAAAGCTGTTCCTTGGATAgtcacagaggcagcagaaaatgaacattttataaatttaaacattttgtaACTCTTTTATTGCCTCTCTGGGACTGATTTGAGGCTTGCTTGACCTCATAAGGCTTGCTCATAAGACAAAGGCTGCAATTGTCCATCTTACAGGATTGACAGAGCACTTTGCACAGTCAGCTTGGAAAGTTTATTTCGTAGAAATACAAAGTTTAAatcttttgttttgtaatttttttgcaaTGCTCTGCAGTAGCCCATGGGAAATAGAGATTGTGATTCAACCTCATTTCCCAGCTGGCTTGGTCTAGGAATGCTGCCAGTTGTATCCCTGTGGCTGCTACTTTTATTTTAGGGGTGGCTTGTTAGAACGGGTGAAACAGAAGCATTAATTACCTTTTACATCCACCTCATCTTGGTATTGCTTAGGAAGATACTTGCTCAGAATGATCTATTAGGATAACCCTCAAAATCCACACCAGCATGGCAAAGGGTGCTGTGGTGGGGGACTGATGTGACTGGTCTAATTAAGGCAAATGTTATGACATTTGTTATAACATTTATGTTATACATTATGACAAATTAATTGTTTGGAGTCACTGTCAGAGTGAGACTTGTCAGATCTTTAATAACCTTAATAGAAAGGAGATACCCCAAAATCTCACTCCCCAACCCCAAAATCTCACTCCCCAACCCCAAAATCTCACTCCCCAACCCCAAAATCTCACTCCCCAACCCCAAAATCTCACTCCCCGACCCCAAAATCTCACTCCCCGACCCCAAAATCTCACTCCCCGACCCCAAAATCTCACTCCCCGACCCCAAAATCTCACTCCCCGACCCCAAAATCTCACTCCCCGACCCCAAAATCTCACTCCCCGACCCCAAAATCTCACTCCCCGACCCCAAAATCTCACTCCCCGACCCCAAAATCTCACTCCCCGACCCCAAAATCTCACTCCCCGACCCCAAAATCTCACTCCCCGACCCCAAAATCTCACTCCCCGACCCCAAAATCTCACTCCCCGACCCCAAAATCTCACTCCCCGACCCCAAAATCTCACTCCCCGACCCCAAAATCTCACTCCCCGACCCCAAAATCTCACTCCCCGACCCCAAAATCTCACTCCCCGACCCCAAAATCTCACTCCCCGACCCCAAAATCTCACTCCCCGACCCCAAAATCTCACTCCCCGACCCCAAAATCTCACTGCCCGACCCCAAAATCTCACTGCCCGACCCCAAAATCTCACTGCCCGACCCCAAAATCTCACTGCCCGACCCCAAAATCTCACTGCCCGACCCCAAAATCTCACTGCCCGACCCCAAAATCTCACTGCCCGACCCCAAAATCTCACTGCCCGACCCCAAAATCTCACTGCCCGACCCCAAAATCTCACTGCCCGACCCCAAAATCTCACTGCCCGACCCCAAAATCTCACTGCCCGACCCCAAAATCTCACTGCCCGACCCCAAAATCTCACTGCCCGACCCCAAAATCTCACTCCCCGACCCCAAAATCTCACTCCCCGACCCCAAAATCTCACTCCCCGACCCCAAAATCTCACTCCCCGACCCCAAAATCTCACTCCCCGACCCCAAAATCTCACTCCCCGACCCCAAAACCTCACTCCCCGACCCCAAAACCTCACTCCCCGACCCCAAAACCTCACTCCCCGACCCCAAAACCTCACTCCCGGTGTGAactccctgctgtccctgctcaggtgGCAGATCTGAAGACCAGGAACCAACAGCTGGactctgaaaacacagaactcAGCCAGAGGAACTCCAAAACACAAGCAGATGTGCAGGATCTCAATCAGCAGCTGGCAAGGGTGCTCGagcaaaaggaaagggaagaggggaagtGTACCCTGGAAgaatgggaaaaggagaggctgctgctgaaagagGAACTGGAAAACTCCAAAATAGAGGTACAGGATTTGGTGGGACAGTTGGACTTCAGGGCTTTGGAATTggcatccctgtcctgggatTTCAAAGCTGAGCTTTGCTAAGTGCTGGCTCAAACAGAACAGTAGCCAAAAGCCAGGAGGGGAAAATGTGCAGGTTTGTCTTGAAAACACAGCTTAGTGATGCCAAATATTTCCCTGCACTTTCCAGCATGGCTGCTGTTCATCCAGTGCTATCTCAGCTCTGTCCAGtggctgcagcatcctctgctTAAACTCTGGTGCTCTGTGAGTCTCCTGAATTGAAATCTgagccttttattttttgcagtCATCAAATATGGTGTCGTCTTTGGAGATGGAGGTGTCAAAAATGAAGGTTCAAGCTcatctgctggagcaggagaacCACATCCtcaagcaggagctggagaagacAAAACAGGTATGGCCTTCTattgcccagaggagctgtggctgtccctggatccctggcagtgcccaaggccaggttggatggggcttggagcagcctgggatagtgggagctgtccctgcttaTTCCAGAGAGATTGGAACttgatgacctttaaaggtcccttccaacccaaacccttctgggaTTCTATTTGAGTGCCATCAGATTTATTTTCACCATCTCTTAATGGATGAAAATTAAGAGGTGGAagtattaatttctttaaagaaagTTCATAAAAGTGAGGGAGTGTAACTCCTCTTGAAACAGTTTCCAGGTGCAAGGCACAATTTTTCGAATAAGGTTGGGTTCACTTAGACTTTGCCAGAATATTTTTGGGAGCAGTGGATCTACAAAGAGAAGCTTTGGTCAAGATAAAGATTTAAAGCTCTAATTAAGGAATAGACAGGGCAAATGGGATCCACAGGAGAACATTTCCCTGTGTAACTGGAGATAACCCATTTTAGCTCCATGTAAGGAGTGAGCTCTTCCAGCATGTCCTGTCAGGGGGAATTCCTGTTGCTAAACCCATCTGGAGCTATCAGAGTCTCACaacatctgaaaataatttcctggaGAGCTCAGTTATCTCCTGTACAAGCACAGTTCAACTGGCTGTAAATATATGCTAATAAACACAGATAATGAAGGCTTCAAATGAGTCAGTTCCCTGATGAGGGCTCCACAAAGTCATTTTCTGCAGAGTGTAAAACACTCAGTTGAGGCACCCAGTGCTCAGGGCAGATAATGGTCTTaagaagcaaaagcagctgAGGCCTATTCAGAAACGAGTGGATTGTGGCTGGAGTGTAATTACAGGCAGGAGATGGAATGAGGAAAGGCAGGGATAAAGCACTGGGTCAGTTGGGAAAAGGATTGGAAATCAGCAGTGCAgtgtttttccctctgtgtgttTTAACACCCGGTGTTTTCAATGGGATATTGtggaaaaattccttccctgtgagggtgctgaggccctggcacaggctgctccaagaATTTATGAAAGTGTCCAAGGacagcttggagcaacctgggatagtgggaggtgtccctgcttgTTCCAGAGGGATTGGAATTTGATGActtttaaaggtcccttccaaccaaaccatGATTTCTGCGAGGGCACAGAAATGCAACTGTGAGGGGTTTGtttcccacagctgcccagatGTCCTGATCTCGCCGACCTTCAAAATGAAGTTTCAAGTTTAACCACTAGAAATGAGAagctgcaggaagagaaagaagcCCTGAGTGAGGAACTGAACAGATGTATTGATAAGGTGAGAAAAGACTGCAGATCCACATCATCACATCCTCTAAAGGGATGTTAAAATTCCTGTATCATTATCTGTGTCACCATAACCTGTAAAACTTCTCTGGATGTTATTTCCCTCACTCTCAAGCCAGATAAAAGCTTAATTGCCActgcctggatttttttttttcctagctggTCTTAGAGAGGAATTGAATTTTGCAGCACAGCTTTACTGTAATTTGATTATGTAGAAAATTCCAAACATTGCAAGGAAGAGAGGTCTGGCTATAAATACTGCAGCAGGACAAGGAAGACAGTGTTCTTGGCCTTTTATTGCATCTCTAACCTACTGTAACTCTGAACTTCAGCAGAGCAATCTGCACACTGTAAATAATAATCCCATTGTGTGGAAATTCAGAGAGCTGAGGGGCTTTTTGCTTTCCTGCATTTTCCTTCCTTAGCTTTAACTCCCTCTAGGGTAACCCTTGAAGTCAAACTGAGTCAAAACCAGAATTCCTGAGTGAGGATTCCTGATGTAATCTCACTGCAGGTTGCTCAAGTCAGCTGCTTGGAGAGTGCAGTCAGCAGCTTGAAGCAGGAGCAGAaatcctgggagcagcagagtcaggcactgaaagcacagctcagcctctcccaggACAAGGTAGGAGACACTGATTTATACTATAACCCTGGATAAAAGCATTTTGATCATCTCTGGTAGTGCTTTTCCTCATTAAAGCCTCCTTCTGAGGCCGTGCAGCTGAGGATGGCTCCTTCAAGGGGCTTTCAAAGTTAAAATGTTCTTAAAGCATGAAAGGAAACTTGTTAAACACAATGAGGGATTTTTCTCTCTACAGCCAAGTGGGTTTTGCCAATTCCCTCTGCCTGGTTATTCCCAAAATGCTGCAGAGACTCTGCTGTTGCTCCTCTGTCCTGGTGCAGGCTCACCCTTCCCtagcagggatgggatcaggtGGTTCCCTGCTTGGCTGAGCATTCCTGGAGTTTCTCCTTGGCCACGGGCTGCCAGGAAGAATAAATAATTCAAGGGAAGGCTTCTTTCCAGCATATCACAGTAAATGCTCAGGGCTGGAGGATGTTTCTGGTGAATGCAGCATTGTGACTGTTCAAAGTGAGTGGCTGCGAGGTTGGAACAGAAAGTGGGAAATTCATTAGGAATCAGAGAGTTTTAAGGATAGAAAACCCCTCTAAGATCAAatccaaccattcccccagcactaccaaggccaccactgaccagTGTCCCCAGGTCCCACATCCACTGGGCTTTTAAATcctttcagggatggggactgcaccactgccctgggcagctgt is drawn from Prinia subflava isolate CZ2003 ecotype Zambia chromosome 5, Cam_Psub_1.2, whole genome shotgun sequence and contains these coding sequences:
- the NIN gene encoding ninein isoform X2; amino-acid sequence: MDEAEQDQYEARLKELFDSFDSTGTGSLGQEELTDLCHMLHLEEVAPALQQTLLQGNLLGRVHFDQFKEALILILSRTLSNEEHFQEPDSSPEAQPKYIKGGKRYGRRSLPEFQESVEDFAEVTVIEPLSEEPHPAHIAASQEHWKTRGSEEYEAEGQLRFWNPDDLNASPGASPSPDWIEEKLQEVCEHLGITRDGHLNRKKLVSICEQYGLHAAAGEVLEEVLHNLEQDGTMSIEDFFYGLLRNGKSLTPSASTPYRQLKRHLSIQSFDESGRRTATPSAMPSTIGFSLFSSLDDGMGYGCVEGVLDCWHQEGIENSQEILKALDFSLDGKVSLAELTLALENELLITKNGVHQAALASFKTEIRHWMERFDQVAREKEKLRSDLEKAEKLKSLMASEVDDHHAAIERRNEYNLRKLDEEYKERIAALKNELRREREQILQQANKQRLELEQEIEKLKTDENYMRDRLALALKENSRLENELVETGEKLAECESVASKLQRNLENVLAEKFGDLDPTSAEFFLQEERLAQMRSEYEQQCRELQDQIDELHSELQEYRAQGKVLRPSLRNSLFGELDMDMKSHGNSRIEPDQGLGSEDCNPLNMSIEAEMAIEQMKEQHHRDLHHLKQELEDTVSHYEKQLDETKAQWEKEQEDMRQKYAEEMNIMEKQITGLKNQIELQGEAAALREQQEKLECKYNEEKNKLQMHFDEEKANLQELLRQEHEDDVRARLEQVNEEFRQEREELIQKSAWVEEKMRALVQSLQEEKGELERGFQEQVKRLAEVHALEKEELQEELLRKHKQELEEERKKMASEYNRRASHAQTQFSVDTQTLVNKYEETLQSLEGRYQRELQELAEQQREEKSQWEFERDEIAQEVAEAHEQLKESLASERAVSSALTQERDLLEKNFKEEVNKLVCEREQLEKELRELRNAAQEQEEKMNERISQLQNDHKKELKEKDEYISTVEQNGKLVREKLERLDSEYKREKEELNSKLLALESLNRDICERAETEKAEMGLEISDLCRKIQKLQWETRSFSALQSHYRVLESEYAKAKSQIAAFPGAAPLGDDGDVLQNLQKVHEQAVKENVRMAAQILRLQHRLEAAEQELLQPPSCSHSGSEAEELDPSLEGLPSDYQDVAMGADCSVLPPLEADTTDLEEMSEMDWDLEEGCVKGRAGGHPEAQECWIQGSQAALDADGNQDCDKNLSWVPVLPKKRDLEKVPRPKPLRNDVKRQKVHLLNHRTAPKNKGFVSDALKTQVELERAEELSEDSLLLDHTPGEADGDLKSVIAQLWKKMEELEDRSMAQAELLSLQEEIQVENEDLKAEVMQLIEKNEVLEDNLRRLRRLHCEREESEVESIKFEEENTKFLMEVKELEDVKESEDVQEQDAHGNTDMPSDTRGGKLQEHPSAFTAQQDKNSQSHSGKSRNEGAQPQEKEEALGPPEERKAVTQGLQSTCTELQQKVDLLRCEAEKLREENAVLKNEVTLLNEEGSASSLKLRELNGSREEMRQKIEAVRKEKVAVQKMVDNLKKQVADLKTRNQQLDSENTELSQRNSKTQADVQDLNQQLARVLEQKEREEGKCTLEEWEKERLLLKEELENSKIESSNMVSSLEMEVSKMKVQAHLLEQENHILKQELEKTKQLPRCPDLADLQNEVSSLTTRNEKLQEEKEALSEELNRCIDKVAQVSCLESAVSSLKQEQKSWEQQSQALKAQLSLSQDKVQSLSETLQSTNLQMSRLKSDLQVTQQEKETLKQEVVALHKQLQSTSDKNRVLEGALPPSGLQDQRGQIHWDELEQEQEQRLLRQDNERLQREVQSTRTELAHSREKIRQLESTILSLKHQKHQSQSGIVKAIEQEKLSLKRECEQLQKELSSANRKISQMNSLERELETSSENEGLRKKQVKLDDQLMEMLQSGGMRSQSSQQQGCATVPREQFLQLHQQLLQAERRSQRLQEELESRPSGTNMQQHPENFHPNPSPSSFHQPCYRSSEQCMQIPTGGSGTSDTSGCF